The Arachis hypogaea cultivar Tifrunner chromosome 14, arahy.Tifrunner.gnm2.J5K5, whole genome shotgun sequence genome has a segment encoding these proteins:
- the LOC112740426 gene encoding uncharacterized protein, which yields MSEVPDGDSVSLDMLKKLMAQFAEKRDWNQYHSPRNLLLALVGEVGELAEIFQWKGEVKRGLPNWKEEEKTHLSEELSDVLLYLVRLSDTCGIDLGKAALRKVELNAIKYPVKSYQDVSTSSKKYKQITLETPTSNNGDRNTEKD from the exons ATGAGCGAAGTTCCTGATGGAGACTCTGTCAGCCTTGATATGCTGAAAAAGTTAATGGCTCAATTTGCCGAAAAGAGGGACTGGAACCAGTATCATAGTCCGAGGAACCTTCTTTTGGCTTTG GTGGGTGAAGTTGGTGAATTGGCTGAGATATTTCAGTGGAAAGGTGAAGTCAAGAGGGGACTTCCCAattggaaagaagaagaaaaaacacatctTAGTGAGGAGCTTTCAGATGTGTTACTTTACCTTGTCAGGCTCTCTGATACCTGTGGTATTGATCTTGGAAAAGCTGCTTTGAGAAAGGTTGAACTCAATGCCATAAAATACCCAGTAAAAAGTTATCAAGATGTTTCAACTTCAAGCAAGAAGTATAAACAAATCACTCTTGAAACTCCAACAAGTAATAATGGTGATCGCAATACTGAAAAAGATTGA